GCTCAACGGCATGGAAGTGACCCAGTTCACCTATTTCCAGCAGGTGGGCGGCATCGATCTGAGGCCCGTGAGCGTGGAGATCACCTACGGCCTGGAGCGCCTGTGCATGTATCTCCAGGAAAAGGAATCGGTCTACGATCTTTCCTGGAACGGCAAGGTCAGCTACGGCCAGATCTACCACCGCAACGAGGTGGAGCAGTCCAAGTACAATTTCGAGCTGTCGGACGCGGCCATGCTTCTCGATCTTTTCAACAAGTTCGAGGCCGAGTGCCTGCGTCTCTGCGGCGAGGGGCTGCCCTGGCCCGCCTACGACTACTGTTTGAAATGCTCGCACACGTTCAACCTGCTGGACGCGCGGGGAGCCATTTCCATCACCGAGCGCACCGGATACATCGGCCGGGTGCGCAATCTGGCCTCCTCCATCGCCGCGCTCTACGCGGCGCAGCGCGAGGAGATGGGCTACCCCATGCTCACGACCCCGACCAACGTCTAGCGAGGATGCATTACGATGGCTGACTTCATATTGGAAATCGGCACCGAGGAGATGCCCGCGCGCTTCGTGCCCAAACTGGCCGAGGAGCTTCGGGAGAATCTGGCCGCTCTGCTGGATCAGGGCATGGTCGAGCGCGGCGAAATCCGCACGTTCGCCACTCCGCGCCGCGTGGCGGCGCTGGTCGAAGGGATCGCTGCGGAGCAGCGCCGTCAGGAGGAGGAGGTCACCGGGCCTCCGGCGAGCATCGCCTACAAGGACGGCGAGCTGACCAAGGCCGGCCTGGGCTTCGCCAAGACCCAGGGCGTCGAGCCCGCCGACCTCTACACCGTGAGCACTCCCAAGGGCGACTACCTCGCGGCGCGGAAGTCCCTGGGCGGCGGCAAGGCCAT
This portion of the Paucidesulfovibrio longus DSM 6739 genome encodes:
- the glyQ gene encoding glycine--tRNA ligase subunit alpha; amino-acid sequence: MNFQDVILTLQKYWSEYGCVLVQPMDVECGAGTFNPSTFFRVIGPEPWNTAYVEPSRRPTDGRYGENPNRLQHYYQFQVILKPSPDDVQDLYLKSLKALGIDPAAHDIRFVEDDWESPTLGAWGLGWEVWLNGMEVTQFTYFQQVGGIDLRPVSVEITYGLERLCMYLQEKESVYDLSWNGKVSYGQIYHRNEVEQSKYNFELSDAAMLLDLFNKFEAECLRLCGEGLPWPAYDYCLKCSHTFNLLDARGAISITERTGYIGRVRNLASSIAALYAAQREEMGYPMLTTPTNV